A stretch of Eleutherodactylus coqui strain aEleCoq1 chromosome 2, aEleCoq1.hap1, whole genome shotgun sequence DNA encodes these proteins:
- the PFN3 gene encoding profilin-3: MGEWRTFVSNFLKEEQVEDLAVVDYANNCRVWASKPGGRLAAISPLEVGIIIGQDRKSFLQTGITIAGKNYCVIRDSLLVPNNGVMDLRSKESDYHSTCIGMSPNVLIFMKGKKGVHGGNLNKRMHDIIKDF, translated from the coding sequence ATGGGAGAGTGGAGGACATTCGTAAGTAATTTCCTCAAAGAAGAGCAAGTGGAAGACCTGGCAGTTGTTGACTATGCTAACAACTGTCGTGTGTGGGCCTCTAAGCCTGGCGGTCGTTTGGCTGCTATCTCACCTCTTGAGGTTGGAATTATCATTGGACAAGATCGGAAGTCTTTTTTGCAGACAGGCATTACCATAGCTGGAAAAAATTACTGTGTGATAAGAGACAGCCTGCTGGTCCCTAATAATGGTGTGATGGACTTAAGATCTAAGGAGAGCGATTACCATTCCACTTGCATTGGCATGTCCCCTAATGTCCTGATATTTATGAAGGGGAAGAAAGGTGTACACGGCGGCAACCTGAATAAAAGAATGCATGATATCATCAAGGACTTTTAG